tcatcaccagcacctctcacACCACTGCTTCTGCTATCCTCACCACCACTACAGGTGCCTCAGcacccaccaccgacactacctcagccagcctcttcaccagcacctctcccacctcgacttccactatcctcaccactaccacaggtgcatcagaacccaccaccgacacttctccatccactgtcatctctcccacctcagcaaccaccaccgtggccacacacaccacaagcaccacagctgagacaacgagcagggatgccacttcattccccacagaaacctctgcccctgccacctctgcatccaccacacacacctccaagaccaccatggacgcctctccatccaccctcatcaccagcacctctcctaattctgcttcaactatcctcaccactacgaaaggtgcctcagaatccaccactggcacttctccacccactgtcatctctcccacctcagcaaccaccaccgtggccacacacaccacaagcaccacagctgagacaacgagcagggatgccacttcattccccacagacacctctgcccctgccacctctgcatccaccacacacacctccaagaccaccatggacgcctctccatccaccacacacacctccaagaccaccatggacgcctctccatccaccacacacacctccaagaccaccatggacgcctctccatccaccctcagcaccagcacctctcctaattccgcttccactatcctcaccactaccaaaggtgcctcagaacacaccaccgacatttcagcatcaaccctcatcactaatacctctccgacctcggcttccactcgcctcaccactaccacagatgcatcagaacgcaccacagagacttctccggccacactcaccaccagcacctctcccacctcgacttccactatcctcaccactaccacaggtgcctcagaacccaccaccgacactacctcacccagcctcttcaccagcacctctcccacctcgacttccactatcctcaccactaccacaggtgcctcagaatccaccaccgacacttctccatccactgtcatctctcccacctcagcaaccaccaccgtggccacacacaccacaagcaccacagctgagacaacgagcagggatgccacttcattccccacagaaacctctgcccctgccacctctgcatccaccacacacacctccaagaccaccatggacgcctctccatccaccctcatcaccagcacctctcctacttccgcttccactatcctcaccactaccaaaggtgcctcagaacacaccaccgacatttcagcatcaaccctcatcactaatacctctccgacctcggcttccactcgcctcaccactaccacagatgcatcagaacgcaccacagagacttctccggccacactcaccaccagcacctctcccacctcgacttccactatcctcaccactaccaaaggtgcctcagaacccaccaccgacactacctcacccagcctcttcaccagcacctctcccacctcgacttccactatcctcacctctaccacaggtgcctcagaatccaccaccgacacttctccatccactgtcatctctcccacctcagcaaccaccaccgtggccacacacaccacaagcaccacagctgagacaacgagcagggatgccacttcattccccacagaaacctctgcccctgccacctctgcatccaccacacacacctccaagaccaccatggacgcctctccatccaccacacacacctccaagaccaccatggacgcctctccatccaccctcatcaccagcacctctcctaattctgcttcaactatcctcaccactacgaaaggtgcctcagaatccaccactggcacttctccacccactgtcatctctcccacctcagcaaccaccaccgtggccacacacaccacaagcaccacagctgagacaacgagcagggatgccacttcattccccacagaaacctctgcccctgccacctctgcatccaccacacacacctccaagaccaccatggacgcctctccatccaccacacacacctccaagaccaccatggacgcctctccatccaccctcagcaccagcacctctcctaattccgcttccactatcctcaccactaccaaaggtgcctcagaacacaccaccgacatttcagcatcaaccctcatcactaatacctctccgacctcggcttccactcgcctcaccactaccacagatgcatcagaacgcaccacagagacttctccggccacactcaccaccagcacctctcccacctcgacttccactatcctcaccactaccacaggtgcctcagaatccaccaccgacacttctccatccactgtcatctctcccacctcagcaaccaccaccgtggccacacacaccacaagcaccacagctgagacaacgagcagggatgccacttcattccccacagaaacctctgcccctgccacctctgcatccaccacacacacctccaagaccaccatggacgcctctccatccaccctcatcaccagcacctctcctaattccgcttcaaCTATCCTCACCAcgaccaaaggtgcctcagaacccaccacagACACTTCTCCAGACaccctcttcaccagcacctctcccacctcgacttccactatcctcaccactaccacaggtgcctcagaacccaccaccgacacctCTCCAGACaccctcttcaccagcacctctcctaattctgcttcaactatcctcaccactacgaaaggtgcctcagaatccaccactggcacttctccacccactgtcatctctcccacctcagcaaccaccaccgtggccacacacaccacaagcaccacagctgagacaacgagcagggatgccacttcattccccacagacacctctgcccctgccacctctgcatccaccacacacacctccaagaccaccatggacgcctctccatccaccacacacacctccaagtccaccatggacgcctctccatccaccctcatcaccagcacctctcctaattccgcttccactatcctcaccactaccaaaggtgcctcagaacacaccaccgacatttcagcatcaaccctcatcactaatacctctccgacctcggcttccactcgcctcaccactaccacagatgcatcagaacgcaccacagagacttctccggccacactcaccaccagcacctctcccacctcgacttccactatcctcaccactaccaaaggtgcctcagaacacaccaccgacacttctccatccactgtcatctctcccacctcagcaaccaccaccgtggccacacacaccacaagcaccacagctgagacaacgagcagggatgccacttcattccccacagacacctctgcccctgccacctctgcatccaccacacacacctccaagaccaccatggacgcctctccatccaccctcatcaccagcacctctcctaattccgcttccactatcctcaccacgaccaaaggtgcctcagaagccaccaccgacatttcagcatcaaccctcatcactaatacctctccgacctcggcttccactcgcctcaccactaccacagatgcatcagaacgcaccacagagacttctccggccacactcaccaccagcacctctcccacctcgacttccactatcctcaccactaccaaaggtgcctcagaacccaccaccgacactacctcacccagcctcttcaccagcacctctcccacctcaacttccactatcctcacctctaccacaggtgcctcagaatccaccaccgacacctCTCCAGACaccctcttcaccagcacctctcccacctcgccttccactatcctcaccactaccacaggtgcatCAGAACCCACCACAGACACTTCTCCATCAACcttcatcaccagcacctctcacACCACTGCTTCTGCTATCCTCAACACCACTACAGGTGCCTCAGcacccaccaccgacactacctcacccagcctcttcaccagcacctctctcACCTCgccttccactatcctcaccactaccacaggtgcctcagaacccaccaccgacacttctccatccactgccatctctcccacctcagcaaccaccaccgtggccacacacaccacaagcaccacagctgagacaacgagcagggataccacttcattccccacagaaacctctgcccctgccacctctgcatccaccacacacacctccaagaccaccatggacgcctctccatccaccctcaccagcagcacctctcctaattccgcttccactatcctcaccacgaccaaaggtgcctcagaacccaccaccgacacttctccagaCACTCTCTTCACCaacacctctcccacctcgacttccactatcctcaccactaccacaggtgcctcagaacccaccaccgacacttctccatccactgtcatctctcccacctcagcaaccaccactgTGGCCGCAgacaccacaaggaccacagtCAAGACAACGACCAGAGGTACCACTGCactccccacagacacctctgcctcTGGGATCTCTGCACCCACCACAGACACCTCCGTTTCCTCTGTTGTCACTGCCACATCAAGCTCCACCACTTCTTCCACACTCACCACAAAGTCCACCTCAGAGACCTCCAGCTCAGACAGCTCACtattccccacagacacctccaCCACACAttctgctgcagccaccacaaACCACCTTACATCCACTGTGGGGACCTCTTCTTCAGCAAGTACCACGACTGCcacacccaccaccaccactccaGGTATTTATCAGGCCACCTTTTGCTCCAGCTGTGATaggaagatttctttttctgtattgtcCAGCACTGTCTTGGATTGCTTTTTCTAGGGCCTTGCTATAATGAAGGTACGTGGATCAACGGCCATTGTCAGTGCCTCCCAGGTTTCATCGGTGATAAGTGCGAGTTTGCTGAGAATACCTTTGATGCTAAAGTTGGTAAGAGATCTTCTTTGACTGGATTCAGCCAGGGCATGGCAaaatctgccagaaaagagcaagagcAGGGATACATCTTGAGGGAGGACAAGCTGAGGGTGACCATGGCACAGGCAATGCTCTTCCCAATTAGGGCATAGGCTGGGGCATCCCAAAGGGTGGGAAGAACAGAGCTGGTGATAAGAGGGTCTACTGACCATGACAGACTAGGCAAGACCATGAATCAGGACCAGGGTCCATGCAGAGAGTCTAGGCAGGAGATGGGGCAACAACATAAGTCTACCTTCTATCCAGGAGATAGGACCAAATATGGAGCCAGAGCCAGATACACCTGCAACATAAACAAATTCTAGGCACTCTGAGATGAGCTTAAATGCAGATCCCAGGCCAATGAGCAGAGGACAGAGGTCCCAGATGAGGCCAGTCAGGGCATTTAAGGCTCCCTAATAGCCTTAGCCTAATAGCCTAACCCTACCCCTGATGAGATCAGGAGTGTAAACCGAGCTGTCTGCACTGCATCAAGGATGAGTGGTTAGTGCTGGGGGCAAAGGATCCAGCCATAGGGGCTAGGGGCCTGTCTTCACCTAGAAGAATAGATAGGCTTCTGGTCTCTAGGTAAGCTCTAGGTTTGTTGTAACAGCTGGAGGaaatttttctccttctcctttacaGCAAGCTCTAAAGCTGTGGGTCTTAAGTGGGGAAGCCTATGTATCTCCTGTAAGGAAGAAGTTGTTTCTTCTCCATTATCTGGTCTTGACTCTGCCTTCTCTCTATCTTTCCCTAAAGAGGTAAATGGGACAGTGCGGCTGGAGGTGCGGGTCACCAACCGGGAGTTCACCAGTGACTTCAGAGACAACAACTCTTCGGCATATCATGACTTTGTCCAGAAGTTCACAGAGCAGGTGGGGCATGGGTGGAGGGCTGACCCTGCCTGGGGAGGTGCTTGGGATGCCCCAGGTGCCTGGCTTGTATCTGCCTGCCCTGGCAGAATACATCCAGGTTTGCTGGTTTTGAACTCAAATGCATCCTGGAGGTGTTGCACACACTGGAAGCTTCTCTGGCTGCTCCTTGCTGGAGACACTGGgatgtattggggggggggggagcaaagaTGGGGAGGAAGAACTCCTCATGCTAGTGAGGGAAAtccaggaggagggggaagggaatgGAGTCATGACACCAAGCCTGGAGTCCTCTTCTCTTCCAGATTAACAATATTTACAAGAACATTGCCGGATACCAGGGCATTGAGATCCTGCGTTTAATGTGAGTGCTGAGGCGCTGGGGGCCCCAAATATGGGAAGAAGGTATTGGGGTGCTGCAGTGGGGGTAGCTAAAAGGCTGCACAAACCGGTCTCGCTTCCTGAGGGGCTGAGGCAATCCCCTGGGGGAAGGAGCAGTTGCAATAGGACATGCTTGTCCTGCAATCCCAGCCGGTGGCTTTTTCAAATCATCGAGGGGGAAAGTCATTTGTTGCCAGGCAAACGCCAGGCTGAGGGATGGCTTCTGTGTCCCTCCAGACCTGGCAGCATCGTGGTGGATCACAACGTAATCATCTCCCTGATGGTGACGTCCCAAACCCAGGACAAACTCCGCAACATCTCCATAATACTGCAGGAAGAGATACGGGCAGTGGCGGCGCAGCAGAACTGCACAGACAGCACCGGTGAGCAGCCTTGCAAGGGCTCGGAGGGCAGACAGGGGATGACTTCCAACCCGAAACCTTGCAGCCAGGCTGGGGGATGTGCTCTTGCCCTGGGGAAGGATGCACGCCACAACATGTAGCCGTGACGGGGAAAAACCCCATTGCTGCACCGGGGCTCCTTGGAGCTGAATGGCAGCAGGAGCCGTGCACCAAGCAGGGTGTGGGGCAGCTCTCCAGTGTtggctctccttttcttttccagacgAGCTGTGCTTCAATTCATCCGTTAATGTAGTTGATTCTGGTTCATTTTACTTCGACAATGAGTGTAAGTGGATGGGGCCACCCCAGAGAGGGGAGGATGCAGCCAAGGGTCAGGGTTCGGGGTGACAGGTGTCTCCTCAATGGGCTTCTCTCCTCTCCAGTGCACTGCCGGCAGATCACCCCTGAAAAGTACCAGGACTTTTACTTCCCCAACCTGACAAGCTCCGGTTTGTTCTGCATGTCCAACTGCACAACGAACACCCTCAGCACCATCGACTGCAACTACGGGCAGTGCCACGTCACCTCCACTGGCCCACAGTGCTTGTAAGGGGCGCAATAAAACCATCGCTCCCATCCCACCTGCTTCCAACCATGGCACGGGCTTGGTGCTACCCCCGCACTTGTCCTGTGCATCTCCAGCAAcagctccctgcccacctctGATGCTCCCTTTGCATGCTCTGTTCTGTTTGCCCTTCATCTCCCAGGGTGGAAATGGGCCAAAACCCTGGAGGTTTGGAGCAGGGACCATAGCAACAGGGTCCTACTCCTAAAGGGACTTTAGTTTGCAGAAGCAGCCTAAAAGGGGGCCTGGGGGACTGCTGCTGGAGATTCTGGCcttgtgctcatctcctccattCCTCCCCACAGCTGCCGTGAGACCAATATCTACTGGTACCAGGGCAACCGCTGCAAAACCCGAATCAGCAAGATCGCGGTGGGGCTGGGCTTGGCCGTAGCAGTTCTGGTTGCGGTCATCTTCATCCTTGCTGGCCTCCTCTTCAGAGCCCGGAGGACAAAATCATTTGGCAGGTGAGGCTGGCTGTGAGGCTTGGGGGAGCATCTGGCGCCAGCAGGAGCCCAGATGCACAGGTTCCCTTCCTGGGGAGGGGGATCTTATTGAGCAGGGGATTTTTGCATGAT
This genomic interval from Apteryx mantelli isolate bAptMan1 chromosome 40, bAptMan1.hap1, whole genome shotgun sequence contains the following:
- the LOC136995195 gene encoding mucin-3A-like gives rise to the protein MDASPSTLITSTSPNSASTILTTTKGASEPTTDTSPDTLFTSTSPTSTSTILTTTTGASEPTTDTSPDTLFTSTSPNSASTILTTTKGASESTTDTSPDTLFTSTSPTSPSTILTTTTGASEPTTDTSPSTFITSTSHTTASAILNTTTGASAPTTDTTSPSLFTSTSLTSPSTILTTTTGASEPTTDTSPDTLFTNTSPTSTSTILTTTTGASEPTTDTSPSTVISPTSATTTVAADTTRTTVKTTTRGPCYNEGTWINGHCQCLPGFIGDKCEFAENTFDAKVEVNGTVRLEVRVTNREFTSDFRDNNSSAYHDFVQKFTEQINNIYKNIAGYQGIEILRLIPGSIVVDHNVIISLMVTSQTQDKLRNISIILQEEIRAVAAQQNCTDSTDELCFNSSVNVVDSGSFYFDNELHCRQITPEKYQDFYFPNLTSSGLFCMSNCTTNTLSTIDCNYGQCHVTSTGPQCFCRETNIYWYQGNRCKTRISKIAVGLGLAVAVLVAVIFILAGLLFRARRTKSFGSASALRATKKWYEDMYEDWSFPGSFSFWNEGATAVDTQVDLESVDTSAPVQIPRPESISTQL